A single window of Anser cygnoides isolate HZ-2024a breed goose chromosome 12, Taihu_goose_T2T_genome, whole genome shotgun sequence DNA harbors:
- the PSMD7 gene encoding 26S proteasome non-ATPase regulatory subunit 7, translating to MPELAVDRVVVHPLVLLSVVDHFNRIGKVGNQKRVVGVLLGSWQKKILDVSNSFAVPFDEDDKDDTVWFLDHDYLENMYGMFKKVNARERIVGWYHTGPKLHKNDIAINELMKRYCPNSVLVIIDVKPKDLGLPTEAYISVEEVHDDGTPTSKTFEHVTSEIGAEEAEEVGVEHLLRDIKDTTVGTLSQRITNQVHGLKGLNSKLLDIRSYLEKVAMGKLPINHQIIYHLQDVFNLLPDVNLQEFVKAFYLKTNDQMVVVYLASLIRSVVALHNLINNKIANRDAEKKEGQEKEESKKERKDEKEKDKEKSDVKKEEKKDKK from the exons aTGCCGGAGCTGGCGGTGGACCGGGTGGTCGTGCACCCGCTGGTGCTGCTCAGCGTCGTCGATCACTTCAACAG GATAGGAAAAGTTGGAAACCAGAAGCGAGTCGTCGGTGTGCTGCTGGGCTCgtggcagaaaaaaatcctggatGTGTCCAACAGTTTCGCAG TTCCTTTTGATGAGGACGACAAGGATGATACTGTGTGGTTTCTAGACCATGACTATCTGGAGAACATGTATGGAATGTTTAAGAAGGTCAACG ctAGAGAAAGAATAGTTGGTTGGTACCACACAGGCCCTAAACTACACAAGAATGACATCGCCATCAATGAACTGATGAAAAGATACTGTCCTAACTCT GTGTTGGTGATTATTGATGTGAAACCTAAGGACTTGGGGCTGCCCACAGAAGCTTATATTTCAGTTGAAGAAGTTCACGAT GATGGCACTCCAACCTCCAAGACGTTTGAGCACGTGACTAGTGAGATCGGAGcggaggaggcagaggaagttGGTGTCGAACACTTGTTACG AGATATCAAGGATACAACGGTGGGCACCCTGTCCCAGCGGATCACGAATCAGGTCCATGGCTTGAAGGGACTGAACTCCAAGCTTCTGGACATCAGGAGCTACTTAGAGAAAGTAGCCATGGGCAAGCTACCCATCAATCACCAGATCATTTACCATCTTCAGGATGTCTTCAACCTGCTACCAGATGTCAACCTGCAAGAGTTTGTCAAGGCCTTTTATCTGAAGACCAATGACCAGATGGTGGTCGTTTACCTGGCTTCTCTTATTCGTTCTGTGGTTGCCCTGCACAACCTCATTAACAACAAGATTGCCAACAGggatgcagagaagaaagaaggacaggaaaaagaagaaagtaaaaaagagaggaaagatgagaaggagaaagacaagGAGAAGAGTGATGtcaagaaagaggagaaaaaagacaaaaagtaa